One genomic window of Daphnia pulex isolate KAP4 chromosome 10, ASM2113471v1 includes the following:
- the LOC124203711 gene encoding actin-related protein 2/3 complex subunit 3-like produces the protein MPAYHSQFLNPPQVVGNMAILPLKTQFRGPAPKEMGESDVLDEALYYFKANVFFRTYEVKSEADRLLIYLTLYITECLKKLQKCSNKNTAQNEMYTLAISKFDIPGEPGFPLNSVYAKPTSQHEADLLRQYLTQARQEMGLRLVDKVFCTEDGKPSKFWLCFAKKKFMDKSLSAPGM, from the exons ATGCCG GCTTATCATTCCCAGTTTTTGAACCCACCCCAAGTCGTTGGGAATATGGCCATTTTGCCGTTGAAAACCCAGTTCCGAGGGCCAGCTCCCAAAGAAATGGGGGAGTCAGATGTCCTGGATGAGGCATTGTACTACTTCAAGGCAAATGTCTTCTTCCGCACATATGAAGTCAAAAGCGAAGCAGACAGACTCCTGATCTACCTTACACTCTACATCACAGAGTGCCTAAAGAAGCTCCAAAAGTGTTCAAACAAGAATACAGCTCAGAACGAGATGTATACCTTGGCAATATCAAAGTTTGACATTCCTGGGGAACCTGGTTTCCCGCTCAACTCTGTATATGCTAAACCTACCAGCCAGCATGAAGCAG ATTTGTTGAGGCAGTATCTGACGCAAGCCAGGCAAGAGATGGGTTTAAGACTGGTAGATAAAGTTTTCTGCACAGAAGATGGAAAGCCTTCCAAATTTTGGCTCTGCTTTGCTAAAAAGAAGTTCATGGACAAGTCATTATCAGCTCCTGGGATGTAA